A DNA window from Candidatus Paceibacterota bacterium contains the following coding sequences:
- a CDS encoding Glu/Leu/Phe/Val dehydrogenase, translating to MNINNPFENFVSRIEKTAKYLGLSKKEIESLITPDRIVEKKIEVKIGDKKKDVPVFRVQFDNSRGPYKGGIRFHEKADIDEVKALAGGMALKCAVVDIPLGGAKGAVQFNPKECSKEEIEEIARSFVRVMIDYIGQDKDIPAPDLYTNSEIMGYMLDEYEKQTGKSQPGVITGKPLILFGSLLRDYATAQGGVFALKEIVSLLQKDPLKLKVAIQGFGNAGSNIAKILHKEGYIIVGLSDSKGGMYSPYGLDPIAIDKIKKENKSIDSLYCKGSVCDYEQMKKDNVTLLSNEEFLECDCDILIPAALGGQITEKNADRIKAGIILEIANGPTSPLADNILNKKGTIVIPDILSNAGGVIVSYFEWVQNRQNYYWSEEEVKEKLGKIMVRAFENAWKIKSQRETSFREATYILAVSRIIEAKKARGRV from the coding sequence ATGAACATAAATAATCCGTTTGAAAACTTTGTTTCCCGAATAGAAAAAACGGCCAAATATCTTGGCCTTTCAAAAAAGGAAATTGAATCTTTAATTACCCCGGACAGGATTGTAGAAAAAAAGATAGAAGTTAAAATTGGAGATAAAAAAAAAGATGTCCCTGTTTTTAGGGTGCAGTTTGACAATAGCAGAGGACCCTACAAGGGAGGAATTCGCTTTCATGAAAAAGCGGACATTGATGAAGTAAAAGCCCTTGCCGGAGGAATGGCTTTAAAATGTGCTGTTGTCGATATTCCTTTGGGAGGAGCCAAGGGCGCAGTTCAGTTTAATCCCAAAGAATGCTCAAAAGAAGAAATAGAAGAAATAGCAAGATCTTTTGTCAGAGTTATGATTGATTATATCGGCCAAGATAAGGATATTCCTGCCCCCGATCTTTATACAAACTCGGAAATTATGGGATATATGCTTGACGAATATGAAAAACAAACAGGAAAAAGCCAGCCCGGGGTAATAACCGGAAAGCCCCTTATTCTTTTTGGATCTCTTTTGAGGGACTACGCAACCGCTCAAGGAGGTGTTTTTGCCCTAAAAGAAATTGTTTCTCTTTTGCAAAAAGATCCTTTAAAATTAAAAGTGGCTATTCAAGGATTTGGCAATGCCGGTTCCAATATTGCAAAAATACTTCACAAGGAAGGATATATTATCGTCGGTCTTTCAGATAGCAAAGGGGGAATGTACAGTCCTTATGGTCTTGATCCGATTGCCATAGATAAAATAAAAAAGGAGAATAAATCAATTGACAGTCTTTATTGCAAAGGGAGCGTTTGTGATTACGAACAAATGAAAAAAGACAATGTTACTCTTCTTTCAAATGAAGAGTTTTTAGAATGCGATTGTGATATTTTGATTCCGGCAGCTTTAGGGGGCCAGATTACCGAGAAAAATGCGGATAGAATAAAAGCCGGGATTATTCTTGAAATTGCAAACGGACCGACATCTCCTTTGGCAGATAATATTTTAAACAAAAAAGGAACAATCGTTATTCCTGATATTTTAAGCAATGCGGGAGGAGTTATAGTAAGTTATTTTGAATGGGTTCAAAACAGGCAGAATTACTACTGGAGCGAAGAAGAAGTTAAAGAAAAATTGGGGAAAATTATGGTCAGAGCTTTTGAAAACGCCTGGAAGATAAAAAGCCAGAGAGAAACATCTTTTAG
- a CDS encoding DUF5652 family protein gives MYQTTTYQLLLIIAVLWTLPWKGIALWKSARNGELAWFIALLVINTLGLLEILYIFFLGKKDKKDEISNFSKIENNEHK, from the coding sequence ATGTATCAAACAACAACATATCAGTTATTGCTCATTATAGCGGTATTGTGGACTTTGCCATGGAAGGGAATTGCCCTTTGGAAGTCCGCCCGCAACGGGGAATTAGCTTGGTTTATCGCTCTTCTTGTTATTAATACTTTAGGCCTCTTGGAAATATTATACATCTTTTTTTTGGGAAAAAAGGATAAAAAAGACGAAATTTCTAATTTTAGCAAAATTGAAAACAATGAACATAAATAA
- the arsM gene encoding arsenite methyltransferase, translating to MKKPEEIKKIVKEKYAKIATGSLCCSCGCKTENDISKSIGYSNEDVLIEGNLGLGCGNPLAFSKIKEGDTVLDLGCGAGFDCFLAAKRVKEKGKVIGVDMTKDMIERAKENAKRRKVKNVQFILSEIEEMPIKDNSIDIIITNCVINLAPDKLKVFKEAYRVLKKGGKIFLSDIVLLKELSEKQKNDENLLAGCVAGALLKEDYLAKLKEAGFKINILNENRKISKEQYNGIDLMSLTLEAVK from the coding sequence ATGAAAAAACCGGAAGAAATTAAAAAAATAGTTAAAGAAAAATATGCCAAGATAGCTACAGGTAGTTTGTGCTGTTCTTGCGGCTGTAAAACCGAAAATGATATTTCAAAAAGTATCGGATATTCCAATGAGGATGTTTTAATAGAGGGAAACCTTGGACTTGGATGTGGCAATCCTCTTGCCTTTAGTAAAATTAAAGAAGGGGATACTGTTCTTGATCTTGGCTGCGGGGCTGGTTTTGACTGTTTTCTTGCAGCAAAAAGGGTTAAAGAAAAAGGAAAAGTCATAGGAGTTGACATGACAAAGGATATGATTGAAAGAGCGAAAGAAAATGCCAAAAGACGCAAAGTAAAAAACGTTCAATTTATTTTAAGCGAAATAGAAGAAATGCCCATTAAAGACAACTCCATTGATATTATAATCACAAATTGCGTAATAAACCTTGCTCCTGATAAATTAAAAGTTTTTAAGGAGGCATATAGAGTTTTGAAAAAAGGAGGGAAAATATTTCTTTCTGATATTGTTTTGCTAAAAGAGCTTTCAGAGAAGCAAAAAAACGATGAAAATTTGCTTGCTGGCTGCGTGGCGGGAGCTCTCCTAAAAGAGGATTATCTTGCCAAGCTAAAAGAAGCCGGATTTAAGATAAACATTCTTAATGAAAACAGAAAAATAAGCAAGGAGCAGTACAATGGCATTGATCTTATGAGTTTAACCCTTGAAGCGGTAAAATAG
- the yihA gene encoding ribosome biogenesis GTP-binding protein YihA/YsxC: protein MEIKKAEFAKGVIGDDYGTKDNLPHIAFFGRSNAGKSSVINSLSGKKDLVKTSKLPGKTREANFFKINNSFYFVDFPGYGYAKRSISERNKMIKRIFWYLKFSKSKPNAVFLIIDAKVGITILDKNMIEVLLENNHKVVIVANKIDKLKKENKKERFLLLQKEAKNIPVLGYSAKTNEGKEELIDRIASFL from the coding sequence ATGGAAATAAAAAAAGCGGAGTTTGCCAAAGGAGTTATAGGGGATGATTATGGGACAAAAGATAATTTGCCCCATATCGCTTTTTTTGGCCGTTCCAATGCCGGCAAATCAAGCGTTATTAATTCTTTAAGCGGCAAAAAGGATCTTGTAAAAACAAGCAAACTGCCCGGAAAAACAAGGGAAGCCAATTTCTTTAAGATTAACAATTCTTTCTATTTTGTTGATTTTCCCGGATACGGATATGCCAAGCGTTCAATATCAGAACGAAACAAAATGATAAAAAGAATCTTTTGGTATTTAAAATTTTCCAAATCAAAGCCAAATGCCGTTTTTCTTATCATAGACGCCAAAGTGGGGATTACTATTCTTGATAAAAACATGATTGAGGTTCTTTTGGAAAATAATCATAAGGTTGTCATTGTTGCAAATAAAATTGATAAATTAAAAAAAGAAAATAAAAAAGAGCGTTTCTTGCTTCTTCAAAAAGAAGCAAAAAATATTCCGGTTTTGGGATATTCCGCAAAAACAAACGAAGGCAAAGAAGAACTAATTGATAGAATTGCAAGTTTTTTATAA